One window of Acidobacteriota bacterium genomic DNA carries:
- a CDS encoding DUF4123 domain-containing protein, with amino-acid sequence MPIYLEVINGKYAAGTVSLEDGDVARVGRGARADMCLPDDFGLAETHFLLAFDGYTGRLIDSGSSSGTFVGGKRILAAEIETNCRISAGESEFAVLFEQDFGVTKPETPIKRLVEFLRSRDGDLFCLLDAARDEKILSLLRKSNSKHMSLYQGESQRQMAHVAPYLVEFDKSDVFLERLLRHGWGKRWCTFFSSRAGFGHLRKHFRRFLFVKDERGASVYFRFYDPSIMRTFLPACTDDELKDFFGYVDHFYTEDEMPSRVKCFGRDDALPFSETTFVFDLIK; translated from the coding sequence ATGCCGATCTATCTCGAAGTGATAAATGGAAAATACGCAGCGGGCACGGTTTCGCTGGAGGATGGCGATGTCGCGCGGGTGGGGCGTGGGGCGCGGGCCGACATGTGTTTGCCCGACGATTTCGGGCTGGCGGAAACACATTTTCTGCTGGCGTTCGACGGTTACACCGGGCGTTTGATCGATTCCGGAAGCTCCTCGGGAACGTTCGTCGGCGGCAAGCGGATCCTCGCCGCCGAGATCGAAACAAACTGTAGGATCTCGGCGGGCGAAAGCGAGTTCGCCGTTCTGTTCGAGCAGGATTTTGGCGTGACGAAGCCCGAGACTCCAATCAAACGGCTCGTCGAGTTTCTCCGTTCGCGCGACGGCGATCTTTTCTGTCTTCTCGACGCGGCGCGCGACGAGAAGATACTCTCGCTGCTGCGGAAATCGAATTCGAAGCATATGTCGCTCTATCAGGGTGAATCGCAGAGGCAGATGGCACACGTCGCGCCGTACCTTGTCGAGTTCGACAAGTCCGATGTCTTTTTGGAAAGGCTGTTGAGACACGGCTGGGGCAAGCGCTGGTGCACGTTTTTCTCGAGCCGCGCCGGTTTCGGCCACCTTCGCAAGCACTTTCGCCGCTTCCTGTTCGTCAAGGACGAAAGAGGCGCATCCGTCTATTTCCGCTTCTACGACCCGTCCATAATGCGGACATTTCTGCCGGCATGCACCGATGACGAACTCAAAGATTTCTTCGGTTATGTCGACCACTTTTACACCGAAGATGAAATGCCGTCGCGCGTCAAGTGTTTCGGTCGCGACGACGCCCTTCCATTTTCGGAAACAACATTCGTTTTCGACCTGATCAAATAG
- a CDS encoding PAAR domain-containing protein codes for MAVGNELLNNFPSDLSDLAGSVENLAGRFLPPELQAAWGAIQQAGGIQGLLADFFDEPKPPQSPPGPWAARLTDIAACPGGAGPIAAPCLPTVFIGGFPAARRSDVVICNGLPIDSIATGEPTVLMGGLFAARRDDKTAHQGKIETGFPTVHIGKKRSQAGIQKAIQCAAEAADAGAATISGSGITGPLTDGAFGGLGDIFKDAAAGALGDFAKEKIGGLVSDKVGEAISNVFEDSEKPKVKPQPKLVDDEFGTTKRN; via the coding sequence ATGGCCGTCGGCAACGAACTGCTGAACAATTTCCCTTCGGATCTGTCGGATCTTGCCGGTTCGGTTGAAAACTTAGCGGGACGGTTCCTGCCCCCGGAACTTCAGGCCGCCTGGGGAGCGATCCAGCAGGCGGGCGGAATCCAGGGACTGCTGGCGGACTTTTTCGACGAACCGAAACCGCCGCAGTCGCCTCCGGGGCCTTGGGCGGCCCGGTTGACCGACATCGCCGCCTGTCCGGGCGGAGCCGGACCGATCGCCGCGCCGTGCCTGCCGACTGTCTTTATCGGCGGTTTCCCTGCGGCCCGCAGGTCCGACGTCGTGATCTGCAACGGACTGCCGATCGATTCGATCGCGACCGGCGAACCGACGGTCTTGATGGGCGGGCTGTTCGCCGCCCGCCGCGACGACAAAACCGCGCACCAGGGAAAGATCGAGACCGGTTTCCCGACGGTTCACATCGGCAAGAAGCGAAGTCAGGCTGGAATTCAGAAGGCGATTCAATGTGCCGCTGAAGCTGCCGACGCCGGCGCGGCGACGATTAGCGGTTCGGGAATCACGGGGCCGCTGACCGATGGCGCGTTCGGGGGGCTGGGAGACATCTTCAAAGACGCGGCCGCCGGTGCACTTGGCGATTTCGCGAAGGAAAAGATCGGCGGCTTGGTTTCCGACAAGGTCGGCGAGGCGATTTCGAACGTCTTTGAAGATAGCGAGAAGCCAAAAGTGAAGCCGCAGCCTAAGCTTGTCGATGACGAGTTTGGTACTACGAAAAGGAACTAA
- a CDS encoding DUF2974 domain-containing protein, which produces MGAHENVKVPAQAAAECTANVPPACRKMGVCIPDANDLSFAESKSASDVAYDGEEGDVYRFPDGKEWRVDSLIENTQTGFRSVVMKPVDSSNDRVILAFAGTDTTDLAEFAKDMFYGNLPLTVGDQYEQAAATAKDLKAKYGDRLRLTGHSLGGGLSTYAAAMNGCLKSTGINSAPLHGNANGDVVAKRCSREFHFDYNTAWEFVHKLPGFNWGDAESVYGSGNIFDRHSLKNTAPCVAPPKKVKSGKSQGLKSMVERRRNRRAEQFEEARLQFEEARLNELDRQEQARLDKWHSEGGYDGPAPQPPPRPKKK; this is translated from the coding sequence ATGGGAGCACACGAAAATGTCAAAGTCCCCGCCCAAGCTGCGGCGGAATGCACAGCGAATGTTCCGCCGGCGTGCAGGAAGATGGGTGTGTGCATTCCCGACGCTAACGATTTGAGTTTCGCGGAGAGCAAGAGCGCGAGTGATGTTGCATATGACGGGGAAGAAGGTGATGTTTACCGATTTCCGGATGGGAAGGAGTGGCGCGTCGATTCGCTGATCGAGAACACCCAAACCGGATTTCGCAGCGTGGTCATGAAACCGGTCGATTCATCGAATGACCGGGTCATTCTGGCTTTTGCCGGGACCGACACAACAGATTTGGCAGAATTCGCAAAAGATATGTTTTATGGGAACCTTCCGTTGACGGTTGGTGATCAATACGAGCAAGCGGCTGCAACCGCAAAAGACTTGAAAGCCAAATACGGTGATCGACTAAGGTTAACCGGGCACTCTCTGGGCGGCGGATTGTCAACTTACGCGGCGGCAATGAATGGGTGCTTAAAATCTACAGGTATCAATTCGGCGCCGTTGCATGGGAACGCGAATGGCGATGTGGTTGCAAAAAGATGTTCCAGGGAATTCCATTTTGACTACAATACAGCGTGGGAATTTGTGCACAAGCTTCCCGGCTTCAATTGGGGCGACGCGGAATCGGTGTATGGAAGTGGTAACATCTTTGACAGGCATTCATTGAAGAATACGGCACCGTGTGTGGCGCCTCCCAAGAAGGTAAAGAGTGGAAAGAGCCAAGGATTGAAGAGTATGGTGGAGCGTCGAAGGAATCGGCGTGCAGAGCAGTTTGAGGAGGCGAGACTACAGTTTGAGGAGGCGAGACTAAACGAATTGGATCGACAGGAACAAGCCCGCCTAGACAAGTGGCACAGTGAAGGTGGATATGATGGCCCGGCACCACAACCGCCGCCGCGCCCGAAGAAGAAATGA